One region of Fragaria vesca subsp. vesca linkage group LG4, FraVesHawaii_1.0, whole genome shotgun sequence genomic DNA includes:
- the LOC101297132 gene encoding probable mitochondrial chaperone BCS1-B-like has product MKEYWTSLASLLGVLAFCQSLLQTVFPPELRFAFLKLASKIFHWFSSYYYFDITEIDGVNTNELYNAVQLYLSATVSVTGTRLSLTRALNSSAITFGLSNNDCMVDTFNGVTVLWEHVVTQRQSQTFSWRPLPEEKRGFTLRIKKKDKFLILNSYLDFIMDKANDIRRRNQDRLLYTNSRGGSLDSRGHPWESVPFKHPSTFDTLAMDPKVKKEIMEDLQDFANGQSFYQKTGRAWKRGYLLYGPPGTGKSSMIAAMANFLGYDIYDLELTEVHTNSELRKLLMKTSSKSVIVIEDIDCSINLTNRKKNGGGDASGGAAMRTYYNSPEMRGVSGEEGGGNSITLSGLLNFTDGLWSCCGSERIFVFTTNHIEKLDPALLRSGRMDMHIFMSHCSFPALKILLKNYLGFEEGDLDEEIAKEFEEVLDKAGMTPADVSEALIKNRRDKDKAVRELLEVLKVKAEKNKKSNAGSAEEEEEEQEKRALESPKVEGCGFEEEDSSCKKGGDEDQKQDDEKIEK; this is encoded by the coding sequence ATGAAAGAGTACTGGACTTCCTTGGCCTCCCTTCTGGGAGTGTTGGCCTTCTGCCAGAGCCTCCTCCAGACCGTGTTCCCGCCGGAGCTCCGGTTCGCTTTCCTGAAACTAGCCAGCAAAATCTTCCACTGGTTCTCCTCTTACTACTACTTCGACATCACCGAGATCGACGGCGTCAACACCAACGAGCTCTACAACGCCGTCCAGCTCTACCTCAGCGCCACCGTCTCCGTCACCGGCACACGCCTCAGCCTCACGCGCGCCCTCAACTCCTCCGCCATCACCTTCGGCCTCTCTAACAACGACTGCATGGTCGACACCTTCAACGGCGTCACCGTCCTCTGGGAACATGTCGTCACCCAGCGACAGTCTCAGACCTTCTCCTGGCGCCCATTGCCCGAAGAGAAGCGAGGCTTCACTTTAAGGATCAAGAAGAAAGACAAGTTCTTGATCCTCAACTCTTACTTGGACTTCATCATGGACAAGGCCAATGACATCCGCCGCAGGAACCAAGATCGCCTTCTTTACACCAACTCACGAGGTGGGTCGTTGGATTCCCGAGGCCATCCCTGGGAATCCGTGCCGTTCAAGCACCCGAGCACTTTCGACACTTTGGCTATGGACCCGAAAGTGAAGAAAGAGATCATGGAGGATTTGCAGGACTTCGCTAATGGACAGAGCTTTTATCAGAAGACCGGACGGGCCTGGAAAAGAGGGTATCTTTTGTATGGCCCACCCGGTACTGGAAAGTCCAGCATGATTGCAGCCATGGCTAATTTTCTTGGGTATGATATCTATGATCTTGAGCTCACTGAGGTTCATACCAACTCTGAGCTGAGGAAGTTGCTGATGAAGACTAGTTCCAAGTCTGTTATTGTCATTGAGGATATAGATTGCTCTATCAATCTGACTAACAGGAAGAAGAATGGTGGTGGTGATGCTAGTGGTGGTGCAGCTATGAGGACTTATTACAACTCGCCGGAAATGAGAGGCGTTTCCGGGGAGGAAGGTGGTGGGAATTCGATTACGCTTTCCGGGTTGTTGAATTTCACTGATGGATTGTGGTCATGTTGTGGGAGTGAGAGGATTTTCGTGTTTACGACGAATCATATTGAGAAGTTAGACCCTGCATTGCTGAGGAGTGGAAGGATGGATATGCATATATTCATGAGTCACTGCTCATTCCCGGCATTGAAGATACTGCTGAAGAATTATTTGGGATTTGAGGAGGGTGATTTGGATGAGGAGATTGCAAAAGAGTTTGAAGAGGTTTTGGACAAGGCGGGGATGACTCCAGCGGATGTGAGTGAAGCTTTGATCAAGAACAGACGCGATAAGGATAAGGCGGTGAGGGAGTTGTTGGAGGTGTTGAAGGTGAAGGCTGAGAAGAACAAGAAGAGCAATGCAGGTTCAGCTGAGGAGGAAGAAGAGGAGCAGGAGAAGAGGGCATTGGAGAGTCCTAAAGTTGAAGGGTGTGGCTTTGAGGAGGAGGACAGCAGCTGCAAGAAAGGTGGTGATGAGGATCAGAAGCAAGATGATGAGAAAATAGAAAAATGA